A genomic stretch from Desulfohalobium retbaense DSM 5692 includes:
- a CDS encoding glycosyltransferase family 9 protein, whose product MPKNTPLADLQPRRILVCQLKQIGDVILATPTIQLLKKRWPEAEIHVLTESKCAPVLEHHPALHTIWPIDKAALRPFWKALAYYRRVAGQGFDLIVDLQQLPRCKYVVALSKAPVRLSYPPPWYNRPLYTHWAQPQHGYAARFKASFLAPLGITWNDERPRMALTREERSWAEHFVRDKGLKAGERLIVAAPSHKAANRRWPAANYGEVIRLAGQERPDWKWLLVYGPGERATAEAVRAAADNAPVLLPFEDIFDLRRIAALVDRADFFLGNCSAPRHMAVALDTPSLAVLGASSTAWTFPSPEHEDIASGLSCQPCNEEGCRFDGVPCLRDLTALTVWQRLSQRFDLLS is encoded by the coding sequence ATGCCCAAAAACACCCCTCTTGCCGATTTGCAACCTCGGCGCATCCTCGTCTGTCAGCTCAAGCAGATCGGCGACGTCATCCTGGCCACGCCGACGATTCAACTGCTCAAAAAACGGTGGCCGGAGGCGGAGATCCACGTCCTGACCGAGAGCAAATGCGCTCCGGTCCTGGAACACCATCCGGCTCTGCACACCATCTGGCCCATCGATAAAGCCGCTCTGCGCCCGTTCTGGAAGGCGCTGGCCTATTATCGGCGCGTGGCTGGGCAAGGCTTTGATCTGATCGTCGACCTCCAGCAATTGCCGCGGTGCAAATATGTCGTCGCCTTGTCCAAGGCTCCGGTCCGTTTGTCTTATCCCCCGCCGTGGTACAACCGCCCCTTGTACACCCATTGGGCCCAGCCCCAGCACGGCTACGCCGCGCGATTCAAGGCGAGCTTCCTGGCACCACTCGGGATCACCTGGAATGATGAGCGGCCCCGGATGGCCCTCACCAGGGAAGAGCGGTCCTGGGCCGAGCATTTTGTTCGGGACAAAGGGCTTAAGGCGGGTGAGCGGTTGATCGTGGCGGCGCCCTCGCACAAGGCCGCCAATCGGCGGTGGCCGGCAGCGAATTACGGCGAAGTTATCCGGTTGGCCGGGCAGGAGCGACCGGACTGGAAATGGCTGCTCGTTTACGGCCCCGGAGAGCGGGCCACAGCCGAGGCAGTTCGCGCTGCGGCCGACAACGCCCCGGTCCTGCTCCCGTTCGAGGATATCTTTGATCTGCGCCGGATCGCCGCCCTGGTGGACCGGGCTGACTTTTTCCTCGGCAATTGCTCGGCGCCGCGGCATATGGCTGTGGCGCTGGATACGCCGTCGTTGGCCGTCTTAGGCGCCTCGAGCACGGCCTGGACCTTTCCCTCGCCCGAACACGAGGATATCGCCTCGGGCCTGTCCTGCCAGCCGTGCAATGAAGAAGGGTGTCGTTTTGACGGGGTGCCATGCCTGCGGGATCTGACTGCGTTGACGGTCTGGCAGCGATTGAGCCAGCGTTTCGATCTCCTTTCTTGA
- a CDS encoding SNF2-related protein, whose translation MPAESKNVWQKQLSEYFRKHIRNRGNTYFREGRVRLRQATATSVKGTVDGGQSYTVHLIAEEDGFRVYCSCPYFSQGGACKHLWAAIRAADAKLAERAAASRSKRDPQSQYTSWRQVWGEEENTASSQCVPMPGEFCPFYGLERFSQRWYLQVWQRYICKDGSIGRRQSNITYRLLEKGLLSEPDRRIIQWMFESGASFLLSARALGAEQLSYLLPLLAKTERCAIYHNDSCVVEQFKLGRPMTAAARYQGKLVGKEQDLFLSRVLVLGEQEVAPDNVAVFFPTEPFFVIHNSRLYALREEVGTDIQAVQANQPIQVPRAELPQFLETVARAGELESFSLPQEIAPERIAPEHIRPCLTLVPQREALLGLVSFYYGDREVAAHSGIRNVFDAQHWAYIERDDTVEASAWSALQAQGFEHTGEDGVRRAWEENMAEALHTLRQQGWLLQAQNKQRVKTGSVSNVQITSGQDWFDLSADVDFEGQELMDLPAVLQAYKDRQRFVVLDDGSLGMLPEKWLADNGLALQLGRTATRKEAAEDNPSKDALRFTTGQGVLLDSVAQTTDHVREDEQFSRYREKLHDFKGLRSVTPPQGLQATLREYQQQGLSWLAFLEEFGLGGILADDMGLGKTIQVLAHLLQAKERGASGQALVVAPTSLALNWASEARRFTPELAVHLHTGPQRFACEEAWETADVVVTTYGLLRQDTVFLAQREFAHLILDESQAIKNAQTQTAQCARQLQARHRLCLTGTPLENHAGELWSQMEFLNPGLLGSLKTFEEVWSEAQQSNTPEKWQQLHRFLRPFLLRRTKEEVMADLPEKMEQVVSCSMTPQQAKLYSEIRDHYRAQVLSRVEEKGLAQSKMHVLEGLLRLRQVACHPKLVGGNGQYESGKLQELRERITAVVGSGHKALVFSQFTRFLRLIKDMLESEGIAYCSLDGRTPAKRRQERVARFQDVDGPPVFTISLKAGGTGLNLTAADYVFIADPWWNPAVEMQAVDRTHRIGQDKTVFTYRFVTEGTVEEKIRTLQNQKQELVQSVLSGSKGVLKELSREDLEVLLS comes from the coding sequence ATGCCGGCAGAATCGAAGAATGTGTGGCAGAAGCAGCTTTCTGAATACTTTCGGAAGCATATCCGCAACCGCGGCAATACCTATTTCCGTGAGGGGCGCGTTCGCTTGCGTCAGGCCACGGCCACGAGCGTTAAAGGGACCGTGGACGGCGGACAGTCCTATACCGTCCACCTCATCGCCGAGGAAGACGGGTTCCGGGTCTATTGCAGCTGCCCCTATTTCAGTCAGGGCGGTGCCTGTAAACATTTATGGGCGGCTATTCGGGCGGCTGACGCGAAGCTCGCCGAACGGGCAGCCGCATCGAGGTCCAAGCGGGACCCGCAATCCCAATACACCTCTTGGCGTCAGGTGTGGGGTGAGGAAGAAAATACAGCATCGTCGCAATGCGTTCCCATGCCCGGAGAGTTCTGTCCCTTTTACGGGCTGGAGCGCTTCAGTCAGCGTTGGTACCTGCAGGTATGGCAGCGGTATATCTGCAAGGACGGCAGCATTGGACGGCGCCAGAGCAACATCACCTACAGATTATTGGAGAAAGGACTCCTTTCCGAACCGGACCGCAGGATAATCCAATGGATGTTCGAGTCTGGTGCTTCCTTCCTTTTATCGGCCCGGGCGCTTGGAGCCGAACAACTGTCGTATCTCTTGCCGTTGCTGGCCAAAACAGAACGGTGTGCCATTTACCACAATGACAGCTGCGTGGTTGAGCAATTCAAACTGGGACGCCCAATGACAGCCGCAGCCCGCTATCAGGGCAAACTGGTGGGGAAAGAGCAGGATTTGTTCTTGAGCCGGGTTCTTGTCCTCGGCGAGCAGGAGGTTGCTCCTGATAATGTGGCGGTGTTCTTTCCCACCGAACCGTTTTTCGTGATTCACAATTCCCGCCTGTATGCGCTCCGCGAGGAGGTGGGGACGGATATCCAAGCCGTCCAAGCGAATCAACCGATCCAGGTTCCCCGAGCGGAGTTGCCGCAATTTCTGGAAACTGTGGCCAGGGCCGGAGAACTGGAGAGCTTCTCTCTCCCCCAAGAAATTGCCCCGGAGCGGATTGCGCCAGAGCATATCCGGCCTTGTCTGACGCTGGTCCCGCAGCGCGAGGCGTTACTGGGGCTGGTCTCATTTTATTACGGCGATCGGGAGGTTGCCGCCCATAGCGGAATCCGCAACGTTTTTGACGCTCAACACTGGGCGTATATTGAGCGCGACGATACGGTGGAGGCTTCTGCTTGGTCTGCTTTGCAGGCCCAGGGATTTGAACACACAGGGGAAGATGGAGTCCGCCGTGCCTGGGAAGAGAACATGGCCGAGGCCCTGCACACCTTGAGGCAGCAAGGGTGGCTGCTGCAGGCGCAGAACAAACAACGGGTCAAAACTGGTTCGGTATCCAATGTCCAGATTACCTCGGGGCAGGATTGGTTTGATCTCTCAGCGGACGTTGATTTTGAGGGCCAGGAGCTTATGGATTTGCCGGCAGTGCTTCAGGCCTACAAGGACCGTCAACGGTTTGTGGTCCTTGATGACGGCAGTCTTGGGATGTTGCCGGAGAAGTGGCTGGCGGACAACGGCTTGGCCTTGCAACTCGGTCGCACAGCCACGCGCAAAGAGGCCGCTGAGGACAACCCCAGCAAGGACGCACTGCGATTCACAACGGGACAAGGGGTTCTGCTCGACAGCGTCGCCCAAACAACAGACCATGTGCGCGAGGATGAGCAGTTTTCTCGCTATAGGGAAAAGTTGCACGATTTCAAGGGACTGCGCTCGGTAACGCCACCCCAGGGGCTCCAGGCCACGCTTCGGGAGTATCAGCAGCAAGGGCTCAGCTGGCTGGCGTTTTTGGAGGAGTTCGGTTTGGGTGGCATTCTGGCCGATGATATGGGGCTCGGTAAAACCATTCAGGTCCTGGCTCATCTCTTACAGGCCAAGGAACGTGGAGCTTCCGGCCAGGCTCTTGTCGTGGCACCGACATCTCTTGCTTTAAATTGGGCCAGTGAGGCCCGCCGCTTCACGCCGGAATTGGCGGTGCATCTGCATACAGGGCCACAGCGCTTTGCCTGTGAAGAGGCCTGGGAAACGGCGGATGTTGTGGTTACGACCTATGGCCTCTTGCGCCAAGACACCGTCTTTTTGGCTCAACGCGAATTTGCGCACCTCATTTTGGACGAAAGTCAGGCCATCAAGAATGCCCAGACCCAGACCGCACAGTGCGCCAGGCAGCTTCAGGCGCGTCACCGCCTGTGTCTGACCGGGACCCCGCTGGAAAACCATGCCGGGGAATTGTGGTCGCAGATGGAGTTTTTGAATCCCGGCCTTTTGGGCAGTCTCAAGACCTTTGAAGAGGTCTGGAGTGAAGCCCAGCAGAGCAATACCCCGGAAAAGTGGCAGCAGTTGCACCGGTTTCTCCGCCCCTTTTTGTTGCGACGGACCAAAGAAGAGGTCATGGCCGACCTGCCGGAAAAAATGGAGCAGGTTGTGTCCTGCTCCATGACGCCGCAACAGGCGAAACTGTATAGTGAAATCCGTGACCATTACCGGGCCCAGGTGTTGTCCCGGGTGGAGGAGAAGGGGTTGGCCCAAAGCAAGATGCATGTTTTGGAGGGGTTGTTGCGTCTGCGTCAGGTCGCCTGTCACCCGAAGTTAGTGGGCGGTAATGGCCAATACGAATCCGGCAAGCTTCAGGAACTGCGCGAACGGATTACGGCCGTTGTGGGCAGTGGACATAAGGCGTTGGTTTTTTCTCAATTTACGCGTTTTTTGCGGCTTATCAAGGACATGCTGGAATCGGAGGGCATAGCCTATTGTTCGCTGGACGGGCGGACTCCGGCGAAACGTCGCCAGGAGCGGGTGGCCCGGTTTCAAGATGTGGATGGACCACCTGTTTTTACCATCAGCTTGAAGGCCGGGGGGACCGGCCTCAATCTGACGGCTGCGGATTATGTGTTCATCGCGGATCCGTGGTGGAATCCGGCCGTCGAGATGCAGGCCGTGGACCGGACCCACCGTATCGGACAGGATAAGACCGTATTTACCTATCGGTTTGTGACCGAAGGCACTGTGGAAGAAAAGATTCGCACCCTGCAGAATCAAAAGCAGGAGTTGGTGCAGTCTGTTTTATCTGGTTCCAAAGGGGTGCTCAAGGAACTCAGCCGCGAGGATCTGGAGGTCCTGCTCTCCTGA
- a CDS encoding transposase, with product MDDTIPLLRGNRRSIRLNGYDYTQAGAYFVTLCVRGRRCLFGQIHNEAMVLNRIGQMVQEEWIQSANIRREIELDVFVVMPNHLHGIVVIANMENRDGSDESSLRKHISRMPIPPASQSLGAFIAGFKASVTKRYNCLKGGGDGPVWQRNYHDHIIRNEEDLRVIREYVAMNPICWEKDGFHPVFGG from the coding sequence ATGGATGACACTATCCCTCTTTTACGTGGGAATCGACGATCTATCCGACTTAATGGCTACGATTATACTCAGGCCGGGGCATATTTTGTGACTTTATGTGTTCGGGGCCGAAGATGTCTTTTTGGCCAAATACATAATGAGGCTATGGTTCTTAATCGAATAGGACAGATGGTTCAGGAAGAATGGATACAATCAGCTAATATCCGCCGTGAGATTGAATTGGACGTTTTCGTAGTCATGCCCAACCATTTGCATGGGATTGTTGTTATTGCCAATATGGAAAATCGGGACGGCAGCGACGAATCATCCCTGAGAAAACACATTTCCCGAATGCCAATACCGCCCGCGAGCCAGAGTTTAGGGGCCTTTATTGCCGGATTCAAGGCGTCAGTGACAAAGCGGTACAATTGTTTGAAAGGGGGAGGGGATGGCCCGGTATGGCAACGCAATTACCATGATCATATTATTCGCAATGAGGAAGATTTGCGTGTGATTCGGGAATATGTCGCGATGAATCCGATATGTTGGGAAAAGGACGGGTTCCATCCTGTATTCGGAGGATAA
- a CDS encoding STT3 domain-containing protein — translation MATHDAYAWMAGAKGAGRLVGRPMSELLAGLHALTGLNVGVINFWLPAICAPLAAIPVCLLCAYWRRPEAGLAAGVMASGSLGFLLRTRLGFGDTDILTLFLPLLFVAALVYWLTPFLSQNWGQVFPFRKPSSQTSKKKNADAPERELLFSGPRFYWAAFGAGLIFLAYSWFYPNAYPIAMYVLITAVGVACLLNRSLPWQDFWAGLAVVLALGKLGWVGLIIGGGITWLGLQRPDIIRTRFTGTALLAGVLVLFPVFHGAAVVTKLIEPALSYAKINLSRETESLLKLPTVKQSIREAQNIDWLAIMDRLAGHWALFIPALLGTAWMVIKRPLALSLLPLLGLSILSFKLGNRFAMYGGPVLGLGLGFGTVSLLSTMSSKRTILWFGALCVAFVASCPLSNTADMLRPGPVIPKIYAQTFMELAENTPQDAQLWQWWDYGYAAQYYAQRRSFGDGGAHSGPHLYPLAKIHSTNSPAKAAQLMRLIGAHGKEQRLECQHNGTKPQNPGASVLYYPTKPLAPLEAMGPEKAQDFVDTLDAGTDLTLPEQPDPQYFVLSWENLRLAYWITYFGNWNLETGNSFHGRVQRVRRQAQFDLQQGVLQTTDRQVPLVSLDVIDESGRNHRSWPNSGNIHAVLNQLSRELYIMDDTVYNSLLVQMLIGESDQFAPHFELVQDRFPWTRVYRVSAADTSGQ, via the coding sequence ATGGCCACTCATGACGCCTACGCCTGGATGGCAGGGGCTAAAGGAGCAGGACGCTTGGTCGGCCGGCCCATGTCCGAGTTGCTCGCAGGGCTCCATGCCCTGACCGGACTTAATGTGGGGGTTATCAACTTCTGGCTTCCCGCAATCTGCGCTCCGCTTGCCGCCATCCCTGTTTGCCTGCTTTGCGCGTATTGGAGACGGCCTGAAGCCGGGTTAGCCGCAGGAGTGATGGCGTCAGGCAGCTTGGGGTTCCTGTTACGAACCCGCCTTGGATTTGGGGACACGGATATCCTGACGCTTTTCCTGCCGCTTCTTTTCGTAGCGGCACTGGTCTACTGGCTCACCCCTTTTCTTTCCCAGAACTGGGGCCAAGTCTTCCCTTTTCGCAAGCCCTCCTCACAGACCTCAAAAAAGAAAAACGCTGACGCCCCTGAGAGGGAACTGCTTTTCAGTGGTCCCCGGTTCTATTGGGCCGCATTTGGCGCTGGTCTCATATTCCTCGCCTACTCCTGGTTCTACCCCAACGCCTACCCCATTGCCATGTACGTGCTGATCACCGCCGTAGGGGTTGCCTGCCTGCTGAACCGCTCCCTGCCCTGGCAGGACTTTTGGGCCGGGTTAGCCGTTGTTCTGGCTCTGGGAAAACTCGGTTGGGTGGGATTGATCATTGGCGGCGGCATCACCTGGCTCGGACTGCAGCGCCCGGATATTATCCGCACCCGCTTCACAGGTACAGCGTTGCTCGCTGGCGTCCTGGTCCTTTTCCCCGTCTTCCATGGCGCGGCAGTAGTGACCAAGCTCATCGAACCGGCCTTGAGCTACGCTAAAATCAATCTCAGCCGGGAAACAGAGTCCTTGCTCAAGCTCCCGACCGTCAAACAGAGTATCCGCGAGGCCCAGAATATCGATTGGCTGGCCATTATGGACCGCTTGGCCGGGCATTGGGCCCTCTTTATCCCAGCCCTGCTTGGGACGGCCTGGATGGTCATCAAACGCCCCCTGGCGCTCAGCCTGCTACCGCTTTTGGGCTTGTCCATCCTCTCCTTCAAACTCGGCAACCGATTTGCCATGTACGGGGGGCCTGTGCTCGGTCTTGGCCTTGGCTTCGGCACAGTCTCGCTATTGTCCACGATGAGTTCGAAACGTACGATTCTCTGGTTTGGGGCCCTCTGCGTCGCCTTTGTTGCTTCCTGTCCACTTTCTAATACAGCAGACATGTTGCGCCCAGGCCCTGTCATCCCCAAGATCTACGCCCAGACTTTTATGGAACTGGCCGAAAATACGCCCCAGGACGCCCAGCTCTGGCAATGGTGGGATTACGGCTATGCGGCCCAATACTACGCCCAGCGACGAAGTTTCGGCGACGGCGGCGCCCACAGCGGCCCACACCTCTATCCACTGGCCAAAATCCACTCCACAAACTCGCCAGCCAAGGCAGCCCAATTAATGCGCCTTATCGGGGCCCACGGAAAAGAGCAACGCCTCGAATGCCAACACAACGGCACCAAGCCCCAGAACCCTGGGGCCTCTGTCCTGTACTATCCTACCAAACCCCTGGCCCCACTAGAGGCGATGGGCCCGGAAAAGGCACAGGACTTTGTGGACACCTTGGACGCCGGGACCGACCTCACACTGCCCGAGCAACCTGATCCGCAGTACTTCGTGCTTTCCTGGGAAAACCTGCGCCTGGCCTATTGGATTACCTATTTCGGCAATTGGAATCTGGAAACCGGCAACAGCTTCCACGGCCGCGTCCAGCGAGTGCGCAGACAAGCCCAGTTCGATCTTCAACAGGGCGTGCTGCAAACCACCGATCGCCAAGTTCCCCTGGTCAGCCTTGATGTCATCGACGAATCTGGTCGCAACCACCGCTCCTGGCCGAATTCAGGCAACATCCACGCCGTATTGAACCAGTTGTCCAGGGAACTCTACATCATGGACGACACGGTCTATAATTCGCTTCTCGTGCAAATGCTCATCGGCGAGAGCGACCAGTTCGCGCCCCATTTCGAGCTCGTCCAGGACCGTTTTCCCTGGACACGAGTGTACCGGGTCAGCGCAGCGGATACGAGTGGGCAATAA
- a CDS encoding sulfotransferase domain-containing protein gives MIFWNISNRRTRIKNADIFFISLGKSGRTWIRTFVNKYFSIKYNTPFHLYLTDETEKEWKNIFFTHELWEHYTKATFPQRLTGKYIIPNKYLRSKKSIFLYRDPRDIVTSLYYQMTKRSSSSQSFSKHEFIRHEVYGIQNIISTLNKWHARLYGLNNSLWNSYENFLLDPYTNFFNLAYFIESKHPQMDAFEQSLSFSDFKNMQNLEKNDSFNTSILRPKNINDPNSFKVRKGKIGGYLDEFSDEDINYMNHELQNLHPFFNYK, from the coding sequence ATGATTTTTTGGAATATTTCAAATAGGCGTACGCGCATAAAAAACGCAGATATATTCTTTATCTCTCTTGGCAAGAGCGGAAGAACATGGATTAGAACCTTCGTAAACAAATATTTTAGCATAAAATACAATACCCCATTTCACTTATACCTTACTGACGAGACAGAAAAAGAATGGAAAAACATTTTTTTCACTCATGAACTATGGGAGCACTATACAAAAGCCACCTTTCCTCAACGACTGACCGGCAAATACATTATTCCTAATAAATATTTACGCTCTAAAAAATCTATTTTTCTTTACAGAGACCCTCGAGACATTGTAACATCTCTCTATTATCAGATGACAAAGCGATCTTCTAGCTCGCAATCATTCTCAAAACATGAATTTATTCGCCATGAGGTTTACGGCATTCAAAACATTATTTCAACACTTAATAAGTGGCACGCAAGGCTTTATGGATTAAACAATTCACTGTGGAATTCTTATGAAAATTTCCTACTGGATCCTTACACTAATTTTTTTAACCTTGCCTATTTTATAGAAAGTAAACATCCACAAATGGACGCTTTTGAGCAATCGCTGTCTTTCTCGGATTTTAAAAATATGCAGAATCTCGAAAAGAACGACTCTTTTAACACCAGCATTCTCCGCCCCAAAAATATTAATGACCCAAACTCTTTTAAAGTACGAAAAGGAAAAATCGGAGGGTATTTAGATGAATTTTCTGATGAAGATATCAATTATATGAATCATGAATTACAAAATCTACACCCTTTTTTTAATTACAAATAA
- a CDS encoding sulfotransferase domain-containing protein — protein sequence MSVSKSGRTWLRVILDYYFNTLNHEENINNNSKKLKFFYTHEFFEHRNNANFFEKVKGRYIMPDNIAKSKKIIFLYRDPRDVIVSYFHQKTKRSSKRVNLNMSEFIRHPTYGIYSIIYVMNTWKKRLESHQWCHCLSYEELKIKIYDTLYSTIKFLSSNPVCSNSLNKAIDYATFEKMQKRETACLSKQGELLPGDPSDPESFKVRKGKIGSYTEELTEDDRLYVDQALNQLDPFFGYSPN from the coding sequence ATTTCTGTAAGCAAATCTGGAAGAACATGGCTCCGTGTGATTCTTGACTATTATTTTAACACACTTAATCATGAGGAAAATATAAATAACAATTCTAAAAAATTAAAATTTTTTTACACTCATGAATTTTTTGAGCATCGTAATAATGCTAATTTTTTCGAAAAAGTTAAGGGTCGATACATCATGCCCGACAATATAGCGAAAAGTAAAAAAATTATCTTTCTTTACAGGGACCCTCGGGATGTCATTGTTTCTTATTTTCATCAAAAAACCAAACGATCATCTAAGCGTGTAAATCTAAACATGAGCGAGTTTATTAGGCATCCTACATATGGCATTTACTCTATTATATATGTAATGAATACCTGGAAAAAACGACTTGAAAGCCATCAATGGTGTCATTGCCTTTCCTATGAAGAACTAAAAATTAAAATATATGATACTTTATATAGCACCATTAAATTTTTAAGCTCCAACCCTGTGTGCTCAAATTCTCTCAATAAAGCAATTGACTACGCCACATTTGAAAAAATGCAAAAGAGAGAAACCGCCTGCTTGTCAAAACAAGGAGAACTTTTACCTGGCGACCCCTCCGATCCTGAGTCATTCAAGGTTCGTAAAGGAAAAATTGGAAGCTACACTGAAGAACTAACTGAGGATGATCGATTGTATGTTGACCAAGCATTAAATCAACTTGATCCTTTCTTTGGTTATTCGCCTAACTAG
- a CDS encoding O-antigen ligase family protein, with the protein MRNIFKNNYIEPVYVSFFLISFSIIPFWYHGIEKTRYILLFLFAIILYKNSKIISYLIKNTFTYLLLAFSFFVFISLQTNNISLTNLDEVLNWAITFYLTITASIILKDKEKYILYSLIISVFLFFIISNLLFFLNIAEENQNSHIYFQNLFDFNYLHLALVFGATSIINIVFLTQSKSYGLKFFHFLAFLASAFMLIKTTSRGVIGGCALSASIYYFYHAKLNSKHILIFILIAFSFSIILFKTPQGIRTKNEIIQTFTATEKDKSLRMRFFLWYASFKSFLDKPFSGNGFENFRNTYEKQYHIYKNNKKLQKKFPLVKSSDKNAHNFFLHFLLETGIFGTLAITLFFCSIIFYGFNRFSMTSIASALALITSLVHYQVNMDLYSPLPSTLTFTLCGVIAGSHIKKQLQIPQTL; encoded by the coding sequence ATGCGTAATATTTTCAAAAACAACTATATAGAACCTGTTTACGTATCATTTTTTTTAATTAGCTTTTCTATTATTCCATTTTGGTATCACGGAATAGAAAAAACAAGATACATACTACTATTTTTATTTGCAATAATACTCTACAAAAACTCAAAAATAATATCGTATTTAATTAAAAACACATTCACTTACCTCTTATTGGCATTTTCTTTTTTTGTATTTATAAGTTTACAAACCAACAACATCAGCCTTACAAACCTGGATGAAGTCTTAAACTGGGCGATAACTTTTTACCTTACAATCACCGCATCAATAATACTCAAAGATAAAGAAAAATACATACTATACTCTCTTATAATTTCAGTTTTTTTATTTTTTATAATTTCAAATTTATTGTTTTTCCTAAACATAGCCGAAGAAAACCAAAATTCACATATTTACTTTCAAAACCTTTTTGACTTCAACTACCTACACCTGGCACTAGTATTTGGAGCTACGTCAATTATAAATATTGTTTTTCTTACTCAATCTAAAAGTTATGGGCTAAAATTTTTTCACTTTCTTGCATTTTTAGCCTCCGCTTTTATGCTAATAAAAACAACCTCTCGTGGAGTTATCGGCGGATGCGCCTTAAGTGCCTCAATATACTACTTCTATCATGCTAAACTTAATTCTAAGCACATTTTAATTTTTATATTAATTGCGTTTTCTTTCAGTATCATCCTATTTAAAACCCCACAGGGAATCAGAACTAAAAATGAGATTATCCAAACATTCACTGCAACAGAAAAAGATAAATCTTTAAGAATGCGCTTTTTTTTATGGTACGCGTCTTTCAAATCCTTTCTCGACAAACCTTTTTCAGGAAATGGATTTGAAAACTTTCGCAATACATATGAAAAGCAATACCATATTTACAAAAATAATAAAAAACTTCAGAAAAAATTCCCTCTTGTCAAATCTAGTGACAAAAATGCTCACAATTTCTTTTTACATTTTCTTCTCGAAACAGGTATATTTGGAACTTTAGCAATTACATTATTTTTTTGTTCAATTATATTTTATGGCTTTAATCGATTTTCAATGACATCTATAGCTTCAGCACTTGCTTTAATAACCTCACTTGTGCATTACCAAGTAAATATGGACCTTTATAGCCCCCTGCCGAGCACATTAACATTTACATTATGTGGAGTAATTGCTGGTAGCCATATTAAAAAACAACTCCAGATCCCACAGACTCTCTAA
- a CDS encoding glycosyltransferase family 4 protein, with protein sequence MNICRLTNNLNIGGVQKRLFTLLPLLAEEHKVTCITYKEKGYYYEKLPNLGVNTFFHPIKSKTNIKDIIKLKKKLQSHNTDIIHTHSLGANIPGILAGALAKTPVKIAQVHRKNYHWYAKNSIQRKKQICLESMVHRMFTDKILFVSKESLDYFQKKTKISNKKLKILHNGIEIPNHTTNKRKYRKELNIPPEKKAIAFIGRIGKGKGLDFFIDFALNALHHSSDFVFLVIGDGPEKKHYENIIAKAEKTGNIIFYGTQSNVSKFYESIDLLLFTSEPGAEGMSGVALEACSFKVPILARKTEPLTELKQYYNNITFINEEEKPSLNIHRALEKRLNTYDKFINEFSLNNMHYKTIQLYNKLLSKNQQMKR encoded by the coding sequence ATGAACATTTGCAGACTTACCAACAACCTTAATATTGGCGGCGTTCAAAAACGCTTATTTACTCTACTCCCGCTCCTTGCCGAAGAACACAAAGTCACATGTATTACATATAAAGAAAAAGGATACTATTATGAGAAGCTACCCAACTTAGGGGTAAATACTTTTTTTCATCCAATAAAATCAAAAACCAACATTAAAGATATTATCAAATTAAAGAAGAAGCTGCAATCACATAATACAGATATAATCCATACTCACTCTTTGGGAGCCAACATCCCCGGCATACTAGCAGGTGCGCTGGCAAAAACACCAGTAAAAATAGCACAGGTTCATCGCAAAAATTACCACTGGTATGCCAAAAATTCGATTCAAAGAAAAAAACAAATTTGTTTAGAGTCAATGGTTCATCGAATGTTTACTGACAAAATCCTTTTTGTGTCTAAAGAATCACTCGATTATTTTCAAAAGAAAACAAAAATTTCCAACAAAAAGCTAAAAATACTACATAACGGAATAGAAATTCCAAACCATACAACCAATAAACGCAAATATCGTAAAGAACTCAATATTCCCCCAGAAAAAAAAGCGATAGCTTTTATAGGTCGCATAGGCAAAGGAAAAGGATTAGATTTTTTTATAGACTTTGCATTAAATGCGCTACACCATTCTAGCGATTTTGTATTTCTTGTTATCGGTGACGGCCCAGAAAAAAAACACTACGAAAATATTATAGCAAAAGCAGAAAAAACAGGGAACATAATTTTTTACGGAACTCAAAGTAATGTTTCCAAGTTCTACGAATCTATAGACCTCTTGCTTTTCACATCAGAACCTGGCGCTGAAGGTATGTCGGGAGTTGCCCTTGAAGCTTGTTCATTTAAAGTCCCAATTCTTGCCAGAAAAACAGAGCCCTTGACCGAACTCAAACAATACTACAACAACATCACTTTCATCAATGAAGAAGAAAAACCATCTTTAAACATCCATAGAGCACTAGAAAAAAGACTGAACACCTACGATAAATTTATAAATGAATTCAGCTTAAACAACATGCACTACAAAACAATACAACTATACAACAAATTACTATCAAAAAACCAACAAATGAAACGATAA